GTCCACTTTTCCCACATTTATTTAAACACCAGATCTATTTCTAGGCTCATTGGATCACCACAGTGCGGAATTTGGGGATTAAAAGGGACCCTTTCAGCGCCAATCTGTTGTCAGTGAGATTTTCCGCAGTTGCTGAGCCCAGCATCTGACGCTGATGCCTGGACCCGGCTCGTTTACAGATCTGCAGGGGGACGGAGCAGATTCTGACCCACTTGTTTTCATCCACAGTTCCAAAGAAAGGATAAAGTTTCCCTGTGAATTTATTCCCAGTAAAGGTGTGGAGATGGGTcttggtctccgcgttgtaaaatgaaaTTGTCCCAGTCTCATAACTCAGATATACACCCACCCTCCCAGGGATGCGATCAGCAGGGAGACGGGTTGGAGGGGAAGTGTTCACATTGAACTCATCATCCCGGCGCCAAATGATCCAGAATCCTTTGTCTGTTTTCAGTTTAacccctctcttcctctccacagactctgcggCAACTCCCAGCCTCCAGCGCTGATTCCCCatcacctccacctcccagtaatgtctccctgatgtgaatccctccgatcccagcacacAGGCCCCGACTGTAAACCTCTTCTCGGTGTCAGGGAGATGCGGCGGGGACCGAGTCCATTTCACTTTCTTCAGGTCAGCCGATACCTCAAGTCCCGGGCCCGCTGTTTCCACATCCAGAGTCACAGAGACTGTAGATTTGTGGGGAGAGGTGGGAAGCAGAGAATTAGAGAATCCCCGTGGATTGGGCAGCCTCATGACTGGGGTTCAAACCGCTTGCCCTCAGGCACAATTGAACGGCAGCAGTCGCTATTCTTGGGATAAATGGAAAACAAACTTCTTGCGAGCATTTTCACCGGGATGGAGACAAAATTTTCCCGGGATTGCTGGGAGGGGACAAAGGTGTGCTGACAGAAATGGCAGAAAGAAGAGAGGAGGATTAAAAGATTGTGGGTGGAGATAAAGTGGTCATGCGCAATATCTAGGACTTTTCCTATGGGGTCAAATTGACGATGGAGGGGACTGATGTGAGCAGTTACTGGAGAAATTGGAAGGAGAGAGATAATTTTCTTTAATGTTAGAGAATTAGTAGAAATCTGGCACAGGAGATTTCTGAGGTGGAGAAGCTGTGACCATATTGAaagggagcagacttgatggtccagATGACCTACTCCGGTCGCTATTTTATTTTCTGGAATGATTGGTGACACAGAGGGAGGGGTGCATCGAATGTGGCAGGAAAGTGGAGTTGAATGGTCGGGTGTGAGATAGAATGGTTACAGACTTGGGGGTTGTAGGgtggtacacacacacacacacagttagtTTGTGTAGCTTCCCCGAGATCCAATCCTGGGCCAAGGTCAATGCCGTTCCACATTCTAGTCTCAGTCCCTCAATGCTTCTCTGTGGTGAATTGATAACAACGGTGAGTCTCCCGGGGGCAGCAGGGTGCGGACCCGAGTCAACCAGAGTCTGCAGTCATGGCCACGTCAGACAGGGTGAGTGGGACAGGTTTCCTGCCTTGCCAGGTCCATGACAATTCCAGGTTTTATTTCCTGTTTtctttaaattaattttaatttccAAAGTTCTAAAGTGGAATTCAGACTTGTATTTTGTGTTTGCTCAGCGTGGATGGGTTCAGGATGCAGGGGTTTGGTGCTAGAATCTTTACCAGATTAGTCAGGATGTCCACGCTTCTCCTGAGACCCAATCTTGGGCCAAGGAGGTcaatcccacccccccccaaacaTTATGGCAAGTcattttttcttttaattattaTTTAACAGTGCAAGGACAAAGGAAACAGTATAAGTTTTACCTTGCTTAATGGCAACATAAGTTTCTTTCAACAATGTTTTTAGTGAGAAGAGATGATCGAATTTCTCCATTGTCAGGGtaccatctgtcactgacaacaTTTGGGCTTCATCGCCAATGCTGCAAATGTTAAACAGCTGGTTATAAACGGAGCATCAGCCAATTTTGAATTATTTTATGAACGAATTTTGTCAAGAGATGTCCTACCTGCTCTTCTGATGATCTTCTTCCTAAAATAAAACGTAAATTTGAATTAATTGAGACTGGACACCCTACAACAGGGATTTTGTGCCAATTATTGCATGGTGCTGAATATTCCCTTTTCCAAACTCACTCCTGCTGGCACACAGATTTTAAAAAGGTCATTGTGGAAATGACATAGGACCACCAGACATAGTACAAAGAAAGCTTGAGAAATTTATAACATAGGGGATGATACTTAGAGGAAAGGTGGGACAGGTCATCCATTCTCACCCTAGTAAGATATTAAGGTGATCAGACAGATATTTAACATTATGCATAGATTAACGGGTGGGAGAAGATAAAGAATGTATGTCAATACCTTCAGCCAAAGATAAAATGTAAGGCAGGCTTCAATAGATCATGCAATAAGTTCAGGAAAGAGAAAGCAAAACTCACTGCCACAGGTGTGGTTGAAACTGGCAGCAGAGACCGAATGGGGAAGCCGGAGAAACACACGAAGGAATATCGTTCACTGTTCCCCTTGTCTCTACCTACCATATAGCAGCACTgcctccatatccagcacatcaCTATCCCTGTTAGTCTATCAGGGTCATCGACTGTATtgggtgctcctggtgcggcttCTACATAGACTGGGAGAACTCTTTGTCAAGCACTTCATTCCATCTGTTGCAAAAAACCCCAAGATACCCCGTGGCTGCATATTTCAATAGGacttcccagtcccattctgacatgtcagtaaATGGCCTACTCAACTGAtacaatgagaccacactcaagttggaggaagaGCACCTCATTCTTTCTGGGCAGCCTCCAGCTTTATAGCCTGACATCAATTTGTGTAgccaagaaattctgcaggtgctggacatctgaagcaacatatacaaaatgttggaggaactcagcaccatCAATTTCTCCGACTTTCAAAATTTCTGCTCCTCCCTATCTCTCCTTTGCCATTGCCTGTtctgtttcccctctcaccccttctctttacctcacctccctctagtgcccctCATCCTCCC
The DNA window shown above is from Mobula birostris isolate sMobBir1 chromosome 5, sMobBir1.hap1, whole genome shotgun sequence and carries:
- the LOC140198244 gene encoding zinc-binding protein A33-like isoform X2, producing MASRPDECLTEEVICHVCLDFFTDPVTLECGHNFCRSCITRFWEREERNSCPECKAQLVDRTLRSSRLLARLAEKARKLHLKPRENESKLHCEEHEEEMKLFCETDKKLICVICAVSQEHREHRFLSIREAVETCKDQVKSSIETLTKKKSDFLEMEQQQIQKISGVRSRHLQFHIAAQFAELHQVLTEKKQHFLRDLREEEERILNPMEKNLQAIQENLNCIREEISTLQERMDLTDSVRFLKEEDHQKSSIGDEAQMLSVTDGTLTMEKFDHLFSLKTLLKETYVAIKQVSVTLDVETAGPGLEVSADLKKVKWTRSPPHLPDTEKRFTVGACVLGSEGFTSGRHYWEVEVMGNQRWRLGVAAESVERKRGVKLKTDKGFWIIWRRDDEFNVNTSPPTRLPADRIPGRVGVYLSYETGTISFYNAETKTHLHTFTGNKFTGKLYPFFGTVDENKWVRICSVPLQICKRAGSRHQRQMLGSATAENLTDNRLALKGSLLIPKFRTVVIQ
- the LOC140198244 gene encoding zinc-binding protein A33-like isoform X1, whose protein sequence is MASRPDECLTEEVICHVCLDFFTDPVTLECGHNFCRSCITRFWEREERNSCPECKAQLVDRTLRSSRLLARLAEKARKLHLKPRENESKLHCEEHEEEMKLFCETDKKLICVICAVSQEHREHRFLSIREAVETCKDQVKSSIETLTKKKSDFLEMEQQQIQKISGVREQSRHLQFHIAAQFAELHQVLTEKKQHFLRDLREEEERILNPMEKNLQAIQENLNCIREEISTLQERMDLTDSVRFLKEEDHQKSSIGDEAQMLSVTDGTLTMEKFDHLFSLKTLLKETYVAIKQVSVTLDVETAGPGLEVSADLKKVKWTRSPPHLPDTEKRFTVGACVLGSEGFTSGRHYWEVEVMGNQRWRLGVAAESVERKRGVKLKTDKGFWIIWRRDDEFNVNTSPPTRLPADRIPGRVGVYLSYETGTISFYNAETKTHLHTFTGNKFTGKLYPFFGTVDENKWVRICSVPLQICKRAGSRHQRQMLGSATAENLTDNRLALKGSLLIPKFRTVVIQ